GGATAAATATCTATCTGGGCCTTTTCAAGTAGCCTTTTTCAATGCCCTGTTTTACGCCCGCAGCTACAGCATACATTAAACATTATATTACTATATCATGCCTAAAATAGTATCTATCCTCCGGCTTGCTTGCTTGTTGTTTTTGGTTGTTTCCTGTAATGAAGACACCATTGACCCTATTGGCGAAGGGGCCATCATAGGGGTAGTTTTAGATGCCGAAACCGAGAAGCCCATTTCGGCGGCCACCATCAAAACAAGCCCGGCCACCTCTTCTATTATCACAGATTCGGAGGGCAAGTTTGTCATGAGCGCCATTCCGGACGGGGACTATTCCATTACCGCCAAGAAAACAGGCTACTCACCGGAAACGGTAACCGTAGCGGTAAGAGACCAGAAGCAAACCACTGTCTATATTCAGTTAGAACCGGGTAGCAGCTCTGGGTCGAACCGGGCCCCCGACCCCGCCTTCAATCCCAGTCCGGGTACAGACACCCAGAACCAGCCTATATCCGTCACCCTGCGGTGGCAAGGCGCAGACCCAGACCGCAGAGATTCTGCCCTCACCTATGATGTGCTTCTGTATGAGGCAGGGTCCACGCAAAAAAAAAAATTAGCCGAAGGAATTTCTGATACCTCTGTGGTGGCCAATGGCCTCATGTACAACACTACCTATTTCTGGCAGGTGGTCAGTAAAGATGCCCAGGGAGATAGTACCATGGGACCGGTTTGGAGTTTCAAAACCATTGACATCCCAGATTTCCGGTTCTTCTTTGCCCGCTCAGAAAACGGAAACTATGATATCTACAGTTCCTCCGGAACCGAAGCGGCCAGTGCCCGCCTTACCAATGCCTTTTCCCGGGAGTGGTGGCCCATCCTGAGCCCGGCCCGCGATAAGATTGCCTACTCTTCCAACGCCACCATTGAGCCCCAGATATTTACCATGAACCGCGACGGTTCCGGGAAAAAGCAGATCACTACGCTGCCGGTGATAGGAAACCAT
This Rufibacter radiotolerans DNA region includes the following protein-coding sequences:
- a CDS encoding carboxypeptidase regulatory-like domain-containing protein; protein product: MPKIVSILRLACLLFLVVSCNEDTIDPIGEGAIIGVVLDAETEKPISAATIKTSPATSSIITDSEGKFVMSAIPDGDYSITAKKTGYSPETVTVAVRDQKQTTVYIQLEPGSSSGSNRAPDPAFNPSPGTDTQNQPISVTLRWQGADPDRRDSALTYDVLLYEAGSTQKKKLAEGISDTSVVANGLMYNTTYFWQVVSKDAQGDSTMGPVWSFKTIDIPDFRFFFARSENGNYDIYSSSGTEAASARLTNAFSREWWPILSPARDKIAYSSNATIEPQIFTMNRDGSGKKQITTLPVIGNHNLGIGFAWSPDGGRLVYANYDKLYTIDHDGFNLTLIATAPAGRHFRMVDWTGQGDKLVVQTIGSNINDSEIYLMDANGANMRVLIGNLPGRVESPTFSIDGNYVLFTNDVDGFEVSTGRQLNSHIFMVKIDGTGLVDLSTSKPNGTNDLMPRFSPDGSKVIFVNTNNDGLGERSIWTLDVANKSTRVKLFSNAEMPDWK